One Natronolimnobius sp. AArcel1 genomic region harbors:
- a CDS encoding 50S ribosomal protein L44e yields MQMPRRFNTYCPHCNEHHEHEVEKTRNGRSTGMKWDARRTKRNSSSIGNSGRFSKVPAGEKPTKKTDLTYRCSECGNAHLREGWRAGRLEFQE; encoded by the coding sequence ATGCAGATGCCACGCCGATTCAATACGTACTGTCCGCATTGCAACGAACACCACGAACACGAAGTTGAGAAAACCCGAAACGGCCGTTCGACCGGCATGAAATGGGACGCGCGCCGAACCAAACGCAACTCCTCGAGCATCGGTAACTCCGGTCGTTTCTCGAAGGTGCCAGCTGGCGAGAAGCCAACCAAGAAAACCGACCTCACGTACCGCTGCAGCGAGTGTGGCAACGCCCACCTTCGCGAAGGATGGCGCGCCGGCCGACTTGAGTTCCAAGAGTGA